From Pseudorca crassidens isolate mPseCra1 chromosome 7, mPseCra1.hap1, whole genome shotgun sequence, a single genomic window includes:
- the CYLC2 gene encoding cylicin-2 has protein sequence MKFKPLLFKGQLQKINFGTCDNYIPVSELSKKSWNQQHFALVFPKPPRPGTRRRSKPSQLQDKTVPRYDEDKLRGAHKPPLWMHRSLMRISERPSVYLAARRQPLQKPARHSREDAKDAAKPLSPSIIKKSKEDKKDKSDAEAESTVSEEKLRKGSEKEPGAKEEKADAKKDVKIEKKGSEKGKESVTESEDEKAGAIKGSEKYKIGSKKDNDSATESEGEKGDAKQDSKKNKKGSKKGKESDTETEGEKGDAKKDSKKDKKGSKKGRESDTETEGEKGDAKKDSKKDKKGSKKGRESDTETEGEKGDAKKDSKKDKKGSKKGRESATELEGEKGDAKKDSKKDKKGSKKGKESITEPEGEKKDGKKDKKGSKDSKKPGEKGDESKDKKDSKKKESKKDKKDEKPGEADSESKDAAKKEKKDAKKDAKKDAKKGK, from the exons atgaaGTTCAAACCcttgctgttcaagggtcaact ccaaaaaataaacttcGGGACATGTGATAATTACATCCCAG tcaGTGAATTAAGTAAAAAATCATGGAATCAGCAACATTTTGCCCTGGTATTTCCCAAACCACCACGGCCAGGAACAAGAAGGAGATCAAAACCTTCCCAACTACAAGACAAAACAGTTCCT AGATATGATGAAGACAAATTAAGGGGAGCTCATAAACCACCATTATGGATGCACCGTTCTTTAATGAGAATTTCTGAGAGACCATCTGTTTATTTAGCTGCTAGGAGGCAGCCTCTACAGAAACCAGCTCGACACTCCAGGGAGGATGCTAAAGATGCAGCAAAACCTTTATCTCCATCAATAATTAAGAAAAGTAAGGAAGACAAGAAGGACAAATCAGATGCAGAAGCAGAGTCCACAGTTTCAGAGGAAAAACTTAGGAAAGGTTCAGAGAAAGAACCAGGAGCTAAAGAAGAGAAAGCAGATGCAAAGAAAGATgtcaaaatagagaaaaaaggtTCAGAGAAGGGCAAGGAGTCAGTTACAGAATCTGAAGATGAAAAAGCAGGTGCaataaaaggttctgaaaaaTACAAGATAGGTTCAAAGAAGGACAACGACTCAGCTACAGAATCAGAAGGTGAAAAAGGAGATGCAAAGCAAGactctaaaaaaaataagaaagggtCAAAGAAGGGCAAGGAGTCTGATACAGAAACAGAAGGTGAAAAGGGAGATGCAAAGAAAGATTCAAAGAAAGATAAGAAAGGTTCAAAGAAGGGCAGGGAGTCTGATACAGAAACAGAAGGTGAAAAGGGAGATGCAAAGAAAGATTCAAAGAAAGATAAGAAAGGTTCAAAGAAGGGCAGGGAGTCTGATACAGAAACAGAAGGTGAAAAGGGAGATGCAAAGAAAGATTCAAAGAAAGATAAGAAAGGTTCAAAGAAGGGCAGGGAGTCTGCTACAGAATTAGAAGGTGAAAAAGGAGATGCAAAGAAAGATTCCAAAAAAGATAAGAAAGGTTCAAAGAAGGGCAAGGAGTCCATTACAGAACCAGAAGgtgaaaagaaagatggaaagaaggatAAGAAAGGGAGCAAGGATTCAAAGAAACCTGGCGAGAAAGGAGATGAatcaaaggacaagaaagattCAAAGAAGAAGGAGAgtaaaaaagataagaaagatgAAAAGCCTGGTGAGGCAGATAGTGAGTCAAAAGATGctgccaagaaagaaaagaaagatgccaAGAAGGATGCAAAGAAAGATGCCAAGAAGGGCAAGTAG